The nucleotide sequence CCTTCTTCAAGTACTTTAACATAAGCATCTAAGATAAGcatctattaatatatctataaagatAGCgtctattaatatatttcttgcttttttctctctctttttttaattgattaaaggTCATAAAATGTACGTTCTTGTGTAGGACCTAGATGTGAAACATGCTCCGATGGTTACTACGGGAATCCTGAAAGAGGTCTCGCTTGCCGTCCTTGCGATTGCAACAACAATATCGACTTAAATGCAGTTAGAAATTGTAATCACGAGACGGGAGAATGTCTTAAATGCGTCAATAATACAGCTGGCTTTCACTGTGAGGAATGTCTAGCcggtaaatataaattgagaaCTATTTCATAAAGAtccattatataatatttcttccacaaatttctataatatataatatgtgtgttcgattatattttatattgttatgttTTGTATAATAGGATATTACGGAGACGCATTGTCGGATCGCAAGGAAGACGGGTGTAAGTTGTGTCAGTGTTATCCACCGGGTACTTTGGAACTTGAGGATGGAAGAATCGCGCCGTGCGATCAATTAACGGGACATTGCGTCTGTAAGCCGCACGTTATAGGTCGCAATTGCGATAAATGCGAGGAAGGCTATTACCATATTATGAGCGGGGAGGTAAAGTCtgctaaattaaaataaaagaatagagataatttaatgataactGATACAATGAATTATCAAGTTATTGATCAAATAACACTTTAACTAACGTGTTGTTTATTTCatgtacaaaaatttgtatattacttcttttaaaattgtttttaaattgcCTTAGTAAAAGGTACATCTTTGTATCCCAGGGTTGCACGCCTTGTAACTGCGATTTGGAAGGTTCTTATAATCGCACTTGTGACCCGATAACAGGACAATGTCAGTGTCGACTTGGAATAACGGGTCAACATTGTGATGCCTGTGAACCCTATCAGTACGGATTTAGCCGTGAGGGCTGCAAGCCTTGCGATTGCGACAGTATCGGTTCCCAGGATTTGCAATGTGATGCAAACGGACAATGTCCTGTAAGTATCTAtacctatataaaattaaataattctgtacaaatgtaacaaaatgGGCAATTACTaggatttaaattaaaattacgtgTTTGCGCAGTTGTGGTATAAATCAAATCAActgtaaatttacataaaaattttattattttttagtttttatttatttatttttttttcacaataaatttgctcctttttatcttttgtttaaTACTTTTGACGATTGTCGGTAGTGCTTGACGAACGTTGAAGGCAGGCGTTGTGATCGCTGTAAGGAAAACAAGCATAACCGTCAGCACGGTTGTATTGACTGTCCCGATTGTTACAATCTTGTACAATCGGCAGTCAATGATCACCGACGACGTTTGGCTGAACTTGAAGATACCCTTTATAAGATCAATAGCAGTCCAACTGTCATTAAGGATTCAGATTTCGAGAAGGAGCTCAAGAACGTACAAGATCGAGTAAAAACGTTATTGACTATCGCCAAGCGAGGATCCGgcagtaaatattattagtcATCTATTTTGAATTGgaaattagataataattatatataattaaataatgaaaaattatctaaaaattattaaaattattttaatgaaaactaTAAATGGTAAAACCCCTGTTTAGGGGAGGCAGCTCCTATAGCcttgacatatattataaaggtCACTCTCTTGAATAACCTTCAAAAAGTTTTACATTGTTCGCTcgttctttattaaaaatttattaataaaaaatttttgaaaaatatagtagttattttgagtattgaaaggcataaacgactaatatatatgtggaaATATATGAATGAAGTCTTTTAAAACAATGAATCGTTAATatattgaagtctttttgttaaagcagagaatagttggtatagaaaagtatatatacaatttttttatgtgttagAAAGCATGAATACAAAGTATGCTTTAACCATAATTGTatgattataattgtaaatattatttattgaatgcGTGGGCAGGGGGGCTCCGCCCTTCCCCCTGCACTCCCACCCCGAAAAAACCAACCTAACCCGAATTATACAATGATAGACCTCATTTCGCCCTGTAAGCAGGGGTGAGGTAGGGTGGACCTCGTTTCGTGTGGATGGTTTTCTGGATAGCATTGTACTCTCCACGCAAAGCAAGATCCACCTCACCCTTGCTTTGCTTACAGGACGAAACTAGGTCTATTATTGTACGGTTcgggttttcaactttccacgaACCGAGATCCACCCCACTCACCCCTGCAGCAGGGGAAGGAGCGGTAGCCCCTTCCTCGCCTACATGTGTATTATCTATACACATATTAGCAAATTACTTTCCTTAGCATTGACACaaactattatatttctcagttacatttgttaataactttttaacaaacaaCGGGCGACGACTAAAATCTTTTGAATGTTGTTCAGGGTCATGATCTTGACAACATATGACAacatatcaaggtcattggagCTGCCTCCCCTAAACAGGAGTTTTAccctataaatatttaatattgtgattttgcttatattattgtaaaagtgAAAGCTAATACCTTTATTAGGTGCGAATAAAACGTTAGTGGAACAGCTAGGCGAGCTGCGTGAGcaattaaatacgattgacAAGATCTATCAAACTGTGGACGTGACGGCGAATGATGCACGCGATATAACTGAGGAAGGTTTGACGAATATCGACGAGGCAGAGAAAGTTTTGGATAAAATCTACGAGCAACTAacggtaaataaaattttgctccTTTATAACAATTTCAGATATTGACTGTACATTGTAAAAGATTATGtaggaatatattattttgtaacataatATACTTGTTAACGCATATAAGctgcaaaattttctttacatatatgttctcttatttcttccttttttctatttctaaaaGCTATTCGAAAGATTCGATTATAACTTCATGAATAactcttattttaaatttattaagttatatattaactaatttataattttatgatgaaTGACAGGAGGCGGAAGATTACTTGGGTACAGATGGAGCGAGCGCTTTAACTTCGGCAAAATTGCGCGCTGAGCAAGTCGGCCAGCAGAATCAACAGATGACATCGATCGCACAGGAGGCGCGTCTACTCGCTGAAGTGtatgtattttgcattataaatatgttaaccTTCCATGTGCATATGTGGGTCTACGGCGTCCGAGCCAAATTGctcgtaactgtaaaacttgcaagcaTGCcagagaatattaaataaacgatatttatcaaaataaactataaaatcttcaactacaatgtagacagatattttgtgatttttttcagatttttttaaatattttagataggGAAAAATAGCGTCAAACGTGACACCCAAATATGTACTAGGaaggtaacgaaaaatatacggagggttaataaaaaaaaaaaagaatttttccgGAGAGTTAATTGCAATTTccattttgttatttgtattaataaaatagttttcttCTATTCTATAGatctttttaaagataaaagtgaagaattatttataaattattattaaataaatttcttcaaattactattatatgtatataccgaAAAGTTTTTAGtgattatattgttataatattatataatattgttattcaatattgggattctatttttttagaaatacaaaCGAAGCCAAGAAGCTTCATATGCTGGCGGAGCAGGCGCGAGACACGACATTGGAGGCTTACAATCTCGCAAAACAAACGATATCGAAATATTCCAATATAACGttagtaatattttcttttttctctatatCATTTCTAATTCAAATAGGAAACGGCTAATGCGAGTCAGCGCGGGACTTGGTGcgcgataaaaacaaataatttaaaacaaagttaATTTAAACGAACTGGGGCGGTACATCTGTCAAAGAATAACGCAGGTGTCCTAAGGCCAGCTCAGCTCCGTTTAAATtaactttgttttaaattatttgtttttatcgcgCACCAAGTCCCGCGCTGACTCGCATTAGCCGTTTCCTATTTGTTTTTGACCTTTTCACGAGTCTAACATTCTTAtcatttctaattatttataatatttaaaatttataaatattatttatttatttaatttattaatttgtaattactatttaatattttcgatcTTCTAATATAATCTGTATACGTAAAGCATTAAAAAAGAGATTCTGTAGGGATGAAATAAGAGATCTGGAGAACAAGTTGGCGCAATTGGAGGATCGTATGGACGAAGTGAGGAATCTCACTGCCATCGCAGCTACCAAGTCCTCAGCTGTTTCTCAGGAAGCGTTAGATTTGCTAATTCTCGATTTAACACTTCCTCCAGTCGATATCGAGCAATTGCGACAGCAAATAGAAAGCGTTAGCAGTGTGGTAATTATGATGTTATAAATAACTACAcaggttttatatatataatatatatatatatatatcggtaacgaaaaactatacacatcatgacactccccggaaaattttacccctattttatatacttttggtaaaaattcggtcgaatagtttaagagtgtataaagaacacatacagacatacagacattctattttatatatatatatatacatacagaattataatatatgaatttgCGTCAAAAAGAACTAATCTAACTGACAATAGAAAAGCTCTCAAGCTATACAATCAATATCATTAACCCGTTGACTGTGTATGACGGCTATAGccgcaaaaataaaagtagccAAGAGTGTGTATGACGACTATAGCCGCAACGTAGAAAACAACAAAGTAAAACTTTCTGAATTTGCTTGAAACTTGTTACTCGGGGGTTtctggggtcgctgattactaATCCGAAGTCAGatgtacaaaattcaaaatggcggatcaaaattacaaaaaaaaggtctgattttcatgaaattcggtacccttatgttttttgggtctctgaatccgaatataaagtcagattttcaaaattcaaaataataataataaaatttcgtctattttttgtaattttgatccgccatattggacccgccattttgaattttgtaaatctgACATCATATTCGGATTCGGagacccaaaaaacataagggtatcaagtttcataataatccgatgaacttttttttcaacacaCTTTTGGCCCAAATAGTAAAATTCTCTTACACAACCAATGGGTTAATTGAGGAAGAATAGGGGATTTTAATGCTCCAATGAAGACTGTATTTTAAAGTCCGACAaaaaatcggcgcgcagtttactaGGTTGGAAAAATCTGTGTACTTGGACAtacaaaagaatttattattgcatatttctcACTTTAATAACGACGTGTTGCTCTTATTTTCCTTATGTAATGACATTGATTGTAATCTAACTGATCTCAAAAtctaagaaataatataaaggttAATGCTAAtacaaaatctaaataatCTATGTGTTATAAAATAGAGCTTGCAGATCAAAGAGCAAGCGCAACTCTTATTGGAGCAAAACGAAAATCTTATGAATGAAATGGTTGATAAAGTTAGAAGGAGCGAAGAACTTTTAGATAGAGCTCAAGATCAACAAGCCGCAACGGCCGAATTGTTAGCTGAATTGGATGAAGCCAACGAGACGGCAAATGATGCTGTCAAACGTGGCGATCAGACATTGAAAGAAGCTCAGGAAACCTTGAAGAAATTAGGAGGTAAGTTCTgtgaaaaaatgtagaaattttttattctatgaAATTAGACAAACGGAGAAACtcatgaatttttcaaaatttttttctttaagaaactttattctgatatttatattgtattagaATTTGATGCTGAAGTGCGACGTGAACGTGTTAAGGCTCAGAGCGCCTTGCAGGATATCCAAAAGATTGAAGACTTGATTACTAACGCTAGTGCAAAAGctagagagacggagagagtgCTAAATGGTTCGGAAGGTAACGCTAAAAGTGCACGCGAAATTGCGCAAAATGCTCAGgtaaaatagttaaaattaatttttatttaaaaaactaaattattatataggtataatgaagttattacatttttctttcttaacgAAAACACTATACTATAacttatatatcttttatttttattttttcaatacttATTTGGTGATACTTATTTtcattcttatatttatcttattatattatacgttattttttttcattacatGTAAAtgatattatcattatatatacatattagtatgttataatattataattattacatattatttctacAGACTTACGCGGATAGAGCGAGCACTAACGCGAATGACATCAGAATGGAagcaaataaaactaaaattgaaGCTCTACGACTTGGAAATGAAGCCGAGAAGTTACATCTTCGAGTTGACACTACGGATTCCATGATCAAACAATATGAGATTCAAATGACCAAGGATGCCAATATCACCGCTgaggtaaaaatttaattaaatcagctaagagagaggaaaaagggataggaaataaaacattaattaattaaagaacaaTCCGAGGCTGtttctattttctaattcAATTGTTTGATTTTTAGGCAAACTATAAAGTTGGCCAGGCGAAAACTAATGTGACTCTGGCGTCACAGCAAGTTGATAAGGCCTTATTAGAGGTTGCCGCAATTATCAGGGAACTCGAGAATCTACCAGAAATCGGTGAGTTCAAATCTCTCTCTACAATCACTTGacctttaaattttatattcgtctatctctaatatatataaaagtctaTTTCTAGATTTTGTTCTATAGTCATAAATAtacttgtttatattattagttattgCGAGTTTGATCATTTTTCTTgaacaaaacttttattttgcaatttagaCGATGCCGATTTGAATCGCTTAGAAGAACGTTTAGTTGCCgctgagaaagaaataaaggcTGCCAATCTGGATCAACGAATTCGCGCATTGACGGATGCGAAAAATCTACAAACGCAGtgggttaaaaattatgaagatgAGGTTAGCAGACTGCGAATCGAAGTGGAGAACATTGATGATATTCGAAAGGCTTTACCAACTGATTGTTATCAACGCGTCCGTCTTGAGCCttgaaatttatctttttacacattattcatttttgtatcattttttaagAAGTATATTATAAGCTATACGAAATGTTTCAAGTGTATATCCTTAACGTTAAGATTCAaagatttaaaacatttttttaggtCAAGGATCTTTTTAAATCGTTAAAActacgattttttaaaagaggatattagaattttataatatgataatatttaacaattcaGATTAGATTTTCCAGCAATAAGCAAActtcttaaataataacataaagatgaacaagtttttataatcttcaaaattttaaagaaatctacttaataattttaaacaaatacaCTTAATGATTACTTACATAGATtcttaatgataaaaatttcgtGATTTGCAAGGATAcgattaagaattatttaatagactTTTGATACACATCTTTTTCcaagcaaataaatttttataaattctaaatgGCATTCTTAAATAATCTACATAAAAGGCATTTTGCATGTTAGGCTAGGGATGAATTTTGTGCATAAATACATATGCACGCAATGgcaataataaacatttcataCCAAAGATTcttttatagtatatatgttTGGATTTATCATTCAATTTACATCTCTTctctattatatttgttataatggttattaatcatgtataaatatgtatatagattgtGTACATCCATAACATGTAACTGCCATGTCAATGCATGTTAGTGCATTATTTGCAATGATAtagaatttaagaaaacaattatgttaattttagaCGTGTTTTTCGGCCTTTACGAGATAGTGGAACaatgaaaaagagaataacGTGAGTAATCAAAAAAGTAATAGCAAAGCTATAATTTCTGGGATAATGAAAAGACAAATCGATATAAGAATACAGttaaaaaatccatttttatattaaaatagaaataaaataaaagatctaTTTTTTCCTGTATATTAGTAGAAAAACaccgaaaaatatatatatacagtttagagtaatataatcatagcattttattatcataaacaaTCATTCATGTTGCTATGAAATTTGCCTAATCACTCAGATAATCGAGActagtttacatatatattatatttttatataggcaagataaacaaaataaaagaacatttttatatgaaaacgTTCTACAGATTGTAATGtttaaggaaaataaatattttgaaagtaattataagggataacattattatcattaattatgcaTGCTATATAGGAAATTTAAGTGTTAGGTTGatgttatacaatattttatatatataatatatatatatatatatatatacatttgtccttttatcttttaactCAATAATATTACTTCCATATTTCTTGCAATTATTCACGAAGTTGATTGAAATGTTTCATAactttatatcacacgtgcgtggaaagtggcccattacgcgcgtGTTTTTtgtgcgacaaatagccaattccaCACACGAGAAATTTTCCACtcgaaacagtgcggtaatatctcattatattattggaagaaaaaattagaaaggataatatatatctaaataacatttaaaaatttttaaaacgttcgaTCAACTTCATAAATCACTAATATCTTCcaaacaaagaaaaaacatatttaagatTAGAGATGTTTTGTTAGCgaagaaacaattttaatatattttatatattacataacattataactataatatatgatatgaatatatatacttaattagtttatatagGCAATTATAGAAAATACTATTGCATTTATTACTGGTGAATGACATTTAAGAGAAGaccattataaattattataactctgtatttatttctaatattcataaaatttcacTATCAGTAATAGGTCAAACGGACTTAGATTACACTTAAAGCTACAAAAGAAATCTTTATCAtaggaaaggaaaaaagagggAAGAAGCTGGAAGAGACGAGAGATGATTCatttaattatgaataaaatgattaaaaacaCCAATATAGCAGTCAACACTCCAATGGCTACCCATTGTCCCCGATCTAAAACAAACGGAAAGTAACATCACATGCGTCACTCGAGATTCTTACGAGATCGATGCGAATCACGAGATTAAATTGCGATTATGTTTTTTATCGAGACATTCGTGATTAATGATAACATCCTGACAAGATTACGTCGAAATTCTGGAATTTCGACTTTTTGACATTTATTCTCTTCAAGTTTGCCCGTAAAAAAACATGGCAAAACATTCTttgttatttaactttaaacaTGGTAAAATTacaggaataaaaaaaaacactattTTGATGagatcaatatttatataattactcaCGAAATTGTgatcaaaatttcaaaaattatttaggaaCATAACATATCACACATCATTATTACACATTATTGctactaattattattgcatctTTAGTATAcgttactttaaaaattttttatgagattTTTAAAGCATTTGACCAGATACGAATAGATAATTTCGTgagaaatcaattaaaaaaaaattaaggaagTAGGAATATTTACAGTTGTTTATAGCTCACAATACAAATTGGTTCTTATGTTTTATTCGTCAATgtattctatttctttcttttttcacaattGGTCGTcgacgagaaaaagagataacaaTAAAACTACATCTTTATTCGATTACATTTACAATCTACGCTCTTCTTTTCAATTCACACAGATATACTAACTGTCTCATGCAACTGCCTTCGCcatcaaagaaaaatatataatttttattatgtgtatgctttatatgtattttaacacatttttcttatactttttttcagttttgcaAATTTCTTACTCTGGTCatgaaaaagttatattttttcacattcttcaattttaagatAACCTCTAATAAAATCACTTATACAAGAGTTTTCTGTCTCCTTGAATCttaattctgaaataaattaacaattgtttgaaaacttatttaatttttaaatttctttaatttaaaccttcaaattttgtatttccAGATTCTTGAAAGTCTTAAATTCTTCgactattttatattcacgTTTTCTTAAATCTTTAGATTTCGAGCAAGATTTGATTTCTTagacattatatatacttctttattctaaagttttaaaattgttgctttttattttaattttttactttgaaaGTGGGATTCTAATCTTTCAAATCAGcttctttacatatttagatatttaattgtttttaaattcataaatttttcaattatttttcatattttgtttttgttaattatgtaaaatgtttatcttttactaaaaaaattatttgatttatttcttcaatattcTCACGAATATAGAACTAAGATAGTTTTCAAGATTATCCTGTATTTTTGCAATGCTTAACCCTAGAACACCACACTGGGTATAGCACACCTacgtttgttattaaaatactcgcCGTTTCTATATAGTGAAAGTTAGAAAATCAAAGTGGTAAGGCAAATAAACTTTTGTTCCCCCTCTACGATTCTTCACGCTGCGCAGCCTCATCTGCCGTAGATGTATGACATGTCATTAAAAACAATGTTGGGTGTGCTACACCCATGTGTGGTGTGAATGCTTTTACGTCATAGTCAACTTTTGTCATGtctaaacaatatattttttaaagaaatagttattttttatttctttctgaaaattacattttttacctTCAATAAatgaatctttttatataatacaacgttaaaagaagaagtaattttttagaagCAAATAGCGCTTTTTTGTGAGTCAGAAAATTTCTACTCGGgctttttctgaaattaacttttgtttttacttAAATGTTAATCGTAATTATAATGATACAGGCGCGTTCTTGACATTCTggtgtttaaattaaaaaaaaaaagacatgttcaaaaatatcgacttttcgaaaaattattgataattgaaattacactgggtattatacatatacacccAGTGGTGGATTCAGGATAAATATGCAGTATAGCGCCAACCTCTCCGATTTTGTTGAAACTTtgttattttgtgtattttgggttaaaaaaaagattctgagAAGAAAAATCGTCGCTCATGTTCCGTTTGTTTATAAGAGGTTTTGCGCAAAGTACGTGCTAATATTCCAAGATATGGGACAAGGGAAGTCCATTTAATTGGATATTTAGCCAAGTtccaatttaaaagaaaattttgtcgaAATGAACGTAttcctaattttttaaaaataattagtgaaTTGTATCCTATTAcgtcataattatatatttcaaaattataattgttaagaTTTTCCACCCGTAAGGCGCGCACTTTGTTTGATTATTGCGCAtgcgtattaataaaaaagtaaaaatacatacataaattgtCAATTTCTTACTTACCgacattgaaatattataaatattaattataaacaaatggAACATGAgcgacgattttccttcttagaatctttttttctacccaaaatacacaaaataaaaaagtttcaacAAAATCGGAGAGGTTGGCGCTATACTGCATATTTACTATTTAGGTCTTTGTGTATTGTAATATCTTGAGCTCTAAAATTTACATCGgtcgatataatatatttatctaccACGATCTATGCCACAAAACATTACTTGTTTGCATCTAATTAAAGgatcttattttcttattttattttcatctttattttatttctacttacAACTAGTGCTAATCGTAATTAGTGAAAAAAGCATAACAAAAATGCAAATCGTGATTAATGTCACTGGATgccaaaacaaaaaaatgttaataaagatTTAGATTGTTTCTTTATTAGTAGAGAAAAGCGCCCTATTATGATAGGATCCTAATATGAGATGGC is from Temnothorax longispinosus isolate EJ_2023e chromosome 10, Tlon_JGU_v1, whole genome shotgun sequence and encodes:
- the Lanb2 gene encoding laminin subunit gamma-1 isoform X2; translated protein: MEATNTCGEDRPIEFCKQTGVQKKSCEICRRGDHSASFLTDHDNNDNATWWQSDTMYEGIEYPNQVNLTLHLGKTFDITYVRVLFESPRPESWGIYKRKNEKSPWEPYQFYSATCRDTYELPESKETIRGDDTRVLCTSEFSDISPLTKGTVAFSTLEGRPSAYYFETNPELQEWVQATDLRITLDRLNTFGDEVFGDAQVLKSYYYAIADVAVGARCACNGHAGECVNSTSVDGRTRRVCRCEHNTAGPDCNECLPFYNDAPWGRATTTDAHECKPCNCNGYSDRCYFDRELYKLTGHGGHCLDCRANRDGANCERCRENYYQRPEDNYCIACNCNEIGSRSLQCNSEGKCQCKPGVTGDKCDRCTANFYNFGSQGCTSCECSLAGSVDNVPNCDTVTGVCVCKENVEGKRCRECRPGFFNLAVDNEFGCTPCFCYGHSSVCRPATGYSKLFIESMFVRGNERWSASVASNPIPLHYDALTQTVSVTALDRDNVYFLAPDKFLGDQRASYNQDISFILRIGETGPAPTARDVILEGGNGEQITQPIFGQKNRLPTVTPQEYRFKLHEHGTYGWQPRLSSRAFMSILSNLTAIKIRGTYTHQGRGFLDDVKLETAHRGAAGEPADWVEHCQCPHGYVGQFCESCAPGFHHDPPNGGPFALCVPCNCNGHADICEAETGQCICQHNTAGSNCELCSRGYYGYPLKGTSDDCKPCPCPDNGPCILLGNNPDPICSECPIGRTGPRCETCSDGYYGNPERGLACRPCDCNNNIDLNAVRNCNHETGECLKCVNNTAGFHCEECLAGYYGDALSDRKEDGCKLCQCYPPGTLELEDGRIAPCDQLTGHCVCKPHVIGRNCDKCEEGYYHIMSGEGCTPCNCDLEGSYNRTCDPITGQCQCRLGITGQHCDACEPYQYGFSREGCKPCDCDSIGSQDLQCDANGQCPCLTNVEGRRCDRCKENKHNRQHGCIDCPDCYNLVQSAVNDHRRRLAELEDTLYKINSSPTVIKDSDFEKELKNVQDRVKTLLTIAKRGSGSANKTLVEQLGELREQLNTIDKIYQTVDVTANDARDITEEGLTNIDEAEKVLDKIYEQLTEAEDYLGTDGASALTSAKLRAEQVGQQNQQMTSIAQEARLLAEVNTNEAKKLHMLAEQARDTTLEAYNLAKQTISKYSNITDEIRDLENKLAQLEDRMDEVRNLTAIAATKSSAVSQEALDLLILDLTLPPVDIEQLRQQIESVSSVSLQIKEQAQLLLEQNENLMNEMVDKVRRSEELLDRAQDQQAATAELLAELDEANETANDAVKRGDQTLKEAQETLKKLGEFDAEVRRERVKAQSALQDIQKIEDLITNASAKARETERVLNGSEGNAKSAREIAQNAQTYADRASTNANDIRMEANKTKIEALRLGNEAEKLHLRVDTTDSMIKQYEIQMTKDANITAEANYKVGQAKTNVTLASQQVDKALLEVAAIIRELENLPEIDDADLNRLEERLVAAEKEIKAANLDQRIRALTDAKNLQTQWVKNYEDEVSRLRIEVENIDDIRKALPTDCYQRVRLEP
- the Lanb2 gene encoding laminin subunit gamma-1 isoform X1 is translated as MRGNTIWNLLLLVGCCVLADPEADPSEELFNRLPKNRNEDKCYDENGRPQRCIPPFENAAFNVLMEATNTCGEDRPIEFCKQTGVQKKSCEICRRGDHSASFLTDHDNNDNATWWQSDTMYEGIEYPNQVNLTLHLGKTFDITYVRVLFESPRPESWGIYKRKNEKSPWEPYQFYSATCRDTYELPESKETIRGDDTRVLCTSEFSDISPLTKGTVAFSTLEGRPSAYYFETNPELQEWVQATDLRITLDRLNTFGDEVFGDAQVLKSYYYAIADVAVGARCACNGHAGECVNSTSVDGRTRRVCRCEHNTAGPDCNECLPFYNDAPWGRATTTDAHECKPCNCNGYSDRCYFDRELYKLTGHGGHCLDCRANRDGANCERCRENYYQRPEDNYCIACNCNEIGSRSLQCNSEGKCQCKPGVTGDKCDRCTANFYNFGSQGCTSCECSLAGSVDNVPNCDTVTGVCVCKENVEGKRCRECRPGFFNLAVDNEFGCTPCFCYGHSSVCRPATGYSKLFIESMFVRGNERWSASVASNPIPLHYDALTQTVSVTALDRDNVYFLAPDKFLGDQRASYNQDISFILRIGETGPAPTARDVILEGGNGEQITQPIFGQKNRLPTVTPQEYRFKLHEHGTYGWQPRLSSRAFMSILSNLTAIKIRGTYTHQGRGFLDDVKLETAHRGAAGEPADWVEHCQCPHGYVGQFCESCAPGFHHDPPNGGPFALCVPCNCNGHADICEAETGQCICQHNTAGSNCELCSRGYYGYPLKGTSDDCKPCPCPDNGPCILLGNNPDPICSECPIGRTGPRCETCSDGYYGNPERGLACRPCDCNNNIDLNAVRNCNHETGECLKCVNNTAGFHCEECLAGYYGDALSDRKEDGCKLCQCYPPGTLELEDGRIAPCDQLTGHCVCKPHVIGRNCDKCEEGYYHIMSGEGCTPCNCDLEGSYNRTCDPITGQCQCRLGITGQHCDACEPYQYGFSREGCKPCDCDSIGSQDLQCDANGQCPCLTNVEGRRCDRCKENKHNRQHGCIDCPDCYNLVQSAVNDHRRRLAELEDTLYKINSSPTVIKDSDFEKELKNVQDRVKTLLTIAKRGSGSANKTLVEQLGELREQLNTIDKIYQTVDVTANDARDITEEGLTNIDEAEKVLDKIYEQLTEAEDYLGTDGASALTSAKLRAEQVGQQNQQMTSIAQEARLLAEVNTNEAKKLHMLAEQARDTTLEAYNLAKQTISKYSNITDEIRDLENKLAQLEDRMDEVRNLTAIAATKSSAVSQEALDLLILDLTLPPVDIEQLRQQIESVSSVSLQIKEQAQLLLEQNENLMNEMVDKVRRSEELLDRAQDQQAATAELLAELDEANETANDAVKRGDQTLKEAQETLKKLGEFDAEVRRERVKAQSALQDIQKIEDLITNASAKARETERVLNGSEGNAKSAREIAQNAQTYADRASTNANDIRMEANKTKIEALRLGNEAEKLHLRVDTTDSMIKQYEIQMTKDANITAEANYKVGQAKTNVTLASQQVDKALLEVAAIIRELENLPEIDDADLNRLEERLVAAEKEIKAANLDQRIRALTDAKNLQTQWVKNYEDEVSRLRIEVENIDDIRKALPTDCYQRVRLEP